A genomic segment from Janthinobacterium sp. 64 encodes:
- a CDS encoding alpha-2-macroglobulin family protein codes for MRLLFMGLLALLMLGSASAQEREPSNYSTFKGEPFFLLSDASYGSLDEARVRLEVPGRDMGRMNLEAYSGADIVVYRVPEAMEFLKKQRNLHRIQVEGNYQGEGLANTLSFLWDRWWKQSRLAWRKLFSGEARLAVTKEQPQLATNDAIRRRTVFANHPQYKPIKGMELVDSFRYPIWQAKAIAPPKGVKLDGSSSDFIVAGAGNVMIPLGKRKPGLYLIEAIIGEHRATTLVFVSDTVAVTKVSSGQMLVWTARRDNSAAVAGANVAWTDGTGVLQSATTGADGVASLERGSPEHTYVLGQDRDGGVFVSENFYYDSEIYNTKIYAVTDRPLYRPGDEVNVKFLGREFTSARNSQAAAAAPISLSVLNPNGTPLLTQTLQLSGDTGADTRFRLPTEATAGGYELRFNYKDGAYGAAFRVAEYVKPHFEINVQPSKPEFKTGEAVKGSIALRYPDGKPVKNAKMTLSLRSQQNTMVEGELRYSGLFPVALKTEEVTSDGSGNVDFSLPPAADPSRYILTVLATDGAAYRVKATRELMIERSSSSYQLKATRQFSDPGQNVHFDLLADGQGAAKPVRWEMVQLEKQSKTDGAFDPNAKGWDVTFPASGSYQLALRDERGNLLAAASHWVSGDGVQTTPGSIEIVLDRARYRPGDTAEALITFSDKVEQALFTLERDKVEHHGLMAGAADWYQAKQVAPRQWRVRIPVKEEHGPNMTFSVAYTRNGDFVFENAGLQVIEPRIALQFKSDKEVYQPGEKVTLDVKATLDGKPLSTMVALGVVDEMIYVLQPEIAPDIGDFFYHPRRNNVRTTASLSFISYDMAQGRTAGAPARHNYNERGVKVLERPRRDNIDTAYWAPSLKTDANGNARVSFTMPDALTRWRITGRAMDEQGRVGQRTAYLRSDKNFYAKWTAPDWMRAGDAPRASVAVFNQTGKEQALDVVLSGAAQPKTEKLSAKPGVNYVEFPLAAGATGPLRLELKQNGKLVDALDTVMQTLPAAWSSPRSLVLPLDGATGEIPLKLPADARNIRVSFAQGAASQFARIADDLIDYPYGCVEQTASRLIPLALATQSLGPDAGAAGERLQATLTAQRLRLVSMAGPNAVFGWWGNATAGNALMTAYAYYADWYAARALRIELPPEHWNKLLAVYSEHGLKDAMGDRALVLWMAREMGLPTQTLAAGLVDDSAIAVLGGKPRQAGDSGSLLLGGASDREAQAMALALVALVARENGIELPHGLQLQVPSAWQVLRDSKAPVAQALLMLAGEVPATQADAVLAGVRAEMPTLDRAMTLMWVQKKLGGVSFGKGPVVALDGAWQKRDSRSGQPVWRWLDAKGLPDKLRLAASTAAPAGTVAVLQYDSHAAEAQTLPVAVERRILRMKAGKGGYTTEQVKPGEALSTDALYLDEITLKAAPGAQHRFGLLEVALPPGAMVESTTWGMVMAGDKPAALERARHTERRDGYAVPVEPLAGEVTVRHLIRFAQKGSYVLPPARFYRMYQPEQKAFEGGGKTTRALKVE; via the coding sequence ATGAGGCTGCTATTTATGGGCCTTCTCGCGCTGCTCATGCTGGGCAGCGCCTCGGCGCAGGAACGCGAACCAAGCAACTACAGCACCTTCAAGGGCGAGCCGTTCTTCCTGCTGTCGGATGCCAGCTACGGCAGTCTGGATGAAGCGCGCGTGCGCCTGGAAGTGCCGGGCCGCGACATGGGGCGCATGAACCTGGAAGCGTATTCGGGCGCCGACATCGTCGTCTATCGCGTGCCCGAAGCGATGGAATTCCTGAAAAAACAGCGCAATCTGCACCGCATCCAGGTGGAGGGCAATTACCAGGGCGAAGGCCTGGCCAACACCTTGAGCTTTTTGTGGGATCGCTGGTGGAAGCAGTCGCGCCTGGCCTGGCGCAAGCTGTTTTCCGGCGAGGCGCGCCTGGCCGTCACGAAAGAGCAGCCGCAGCTGGCGACGAACGACGCGATTCGCCGGCGCACCGTATTCGCCAACCATCCGCAGTACAAGCCGATCAAGGGCATGGAACTGGTCGACAGCTTCCGCTATCCGATCTGGCAAGCCAAGGCCATCGCACCGCCGAAAGGCGTCAAGCTCGATGGTTCCAGCAGCGACTTCATCGTCGCCGGTGCGGGCAACGTGATGATCCCGCTGGGCAAACGCAAGCCGGGCCTGTACCTGATCGAAGCGATCATCGGCGAGCACCGTGCCACCACGCTGGTATTCGTGTCGGACACGGTGGCTGTCACCAAGGTCTCGTCCGGCCAGATGCTGGTGTGGACGGCGCGGCGCGACAACAGCGCCGCCGTGGCTGGCGCCAATGTGGCGTGGACCGATGGCACGGGCGTGCTGCAGTCGGCCACCACGGGTGCCGACGGCGTCGCCTCGCTCGAGCGCGGCAGCCCGGAACATACGTATGTGCTGGGCCAGGACCGCGACGGTGGCGTGTTCGTGTCCGAGAATTTTTACTATGACAGCGAAATCTATAACACCAAGATTTATGCGGTGACCGACCGGCCCCTGTACCGGCCTGGCGATGAAGTCAATGTCAAGTTTTTGGGCCGCGAATTCACCTCCGCGCGCAACTCGCAGGCAGCCGCCGCTGCGCCGATCAGCTTGAGCGTGCTCAATCCGAACGGCACGCCGCTGCTGACGCAAACGCTGCAGCTGTCCGGCGACACGGGCGCCGACACGCGCTTCCGCCTGCCCACGGAAGCGACCGCCGGCGGCTATGAGCTGCGCTTCAATTACAAGGATGGCGCGTATGGCGCGGCCTTCCGCGTGGCCGAATACGTCAAGCCGCACTTTGAAATCAACGTCCAGCCCTCGAAGCCGGAATTCAAGACGGGCGAGGCCGTCAAGGGCAGCATCGCGCTGCGCTACCCCGATGGCAAACCGGTGAAAAACGCGAAGATGACCTTGTCGCTGCGCAGCCAGCAAAACACCATGGTTGAAGGCGAACTGCGTTACAGCGGCCTGTTCCCGGTGGCGTTAAAGACCGAGGAAGTGACGAGCGACGGCAGCGGCAATGTGGACTTCAGCTTGCCACCCGCCGCCGATCCTTCGCGCTACATCCTGACCGTGCTGGCGACCGATGGCGCGGCTTACCGCGTCAAGGCGACGCGCGAGTTGATGATAGAACGATCCAGCAGCAGCTACCAGTTGAAGGCCACGCGCCAGTTTTCCGATCCGGGACAAAACGTGCATTTTGACTTGCTGGCCGACGGCCAGGGCGCGGCCAAGCCCGTGCGCTGGGAAATGGTGCAGCTGGAAAAACAGAGCAAGACCGACGGCGCGTTCGACCCCAACGCCAAGGGCTGGGATGTGACGTTCCCCGCCTCGGGCTCGTATCAGCTGGCGCTGCGCGACGAGCGCGGCAACCTGCTGGCCGCCGCCAGCCACTGGGTGTCGGGCGATGGCGTGCAGACGACGCCGGGCAGCATCGAGATCGTGCTGGACCGCGCCCGCTATCGTCCGGGCGACACGGCCGAAGCCTTGATCACGTTTTCCGACAAGGTCGAGCAGGCGCTGTTCACGTTAGAACGCGACAAGGTGGAACACCATGGCCTGATGGCCGGCGCCGCCGATTGGTACCAGGCGAAGCAGGTGGCGCCGCGCCAGTGGCGAGTGCGCATCCCGGTAAAAGAAGAGCATGGCCCGAACATGACGTTCTCGGTGGCGTACACGCGCAATGGCGACTTCGTCTTCGAGAACGCCGGCTTGCAAGTGATCGAGCCGCGCATCGCGCTGCAGTTCAAGAGCGACAAGGAGGTCTACCAGCCTGGCGAGAAGGTGACGCTCGATGTGAAGGCGACGCTCGATGGCAAGCCTTTGAGCACGATGGTGGCGCTGGGCGTGGTCGATGAAATGATCTATGTGCTGCAGCCGGAAATCGCGCCGGACATCGGCGACTTCTTCTATCACCCGCGCCGCAACAACGTGCGCACCACGGCCAGCCTGTCCTTCATCAGCTACGATATGGCGCAGGGCCGCACGGCCGGCGCACCGGCACGCCACAATTACAACGAGCGTGGCGTCAAGGTGCTGGAACGTCCGCGCCGCGACAATATCGACACGGCCTACTGGGCGCCATCGCTCAAAACCGACGCGAATGGCAATGCGCGCGTGAGTTTCACCATGCCCGATGCGCTGACCCGCTGGAGGATCACGGGCCGCGCGATGGATGAGCAAGGGCGCGTCGGCCAGCGCACCGCCTATCTGCGTTCCGATAAAAACTTCTATGCCAAGTGGACGGCGCCCGACTGGATGCGCGCCGGCGATGCGCCGCGTGCTTCGGTGGCCGTATTCAACCAGACGGGCAAGGAGCAGGCGCTCGACGTCGTTCTCTCTGGCGCAGCGCAGCCGAAGACGGAAAAACTGTCTGCCAAACCGGGTGTCAATTACGTTGAATTCCCGCTCGCTGCTGGCGCTACCGGACCGCTGCGCCTGGAGCTGAAACAGAATGGCAAACTGGTCGACGCCTTGGACACGGTCATGCAAACCCTGCCCGCGGCCTGGAGCAGTCCGCGCTCCTTGGTGCTGCCGCTCGATGGCGCCACCGGTGAGATTCCCCTCAAGCTGCCGGCGGATGCGCGCAATATCCGCGTCTCGTTCGCGCAAGGCGCGGCCAGCCAGTTCGCGCGCATTGCCGACGATCTGATCGACTATCCATATGGCTGTGTGGAGCAGACGGCGAGCCGTTTGATTCCGCTGGCGCTGGCCACGCAAAGCCTGGGGCCGGACGCCGGCGCGGCGGGTGAGCGCTTGCAGGCCACATTGACCGCGCAGCGCCTGCGCCTGGTCTCCATGGCCGGTCCGAACGCCGTCTTCGGCTGGTGGGGTAATGCCACTGCCGGCAATGCTCTGATGACGGCCTACGCCTATTACGCGGACTGGTACGCTGCGCGCGCGCTGCGCATCGAGTTGCCGCCCGAGCACTGGAACAAGCTGCTGGCCGTCTACAGCGAACATGGCTTGAAGGATGCGATGGGCGACCGCGCGCTGGTGCTGTGGATGGCGCGCGAGATGGGGTTACCGACGCAGACCCTGGCGGCGGGCCTGGTGGACGACAGCGCCATCGCCGTCCTGGGCGGCAAGCCGCGCCAGGCGGGCGACAGCGGCAGCCTGCTGCTGGGCGGTGCCTCTGACCGCGAGGCGCAAGCGATGGCGCTGGCTCTGGTGGCGCTGGTCGCCAGAGAAAATGGCATCGAATTGCCGCATGGGTTGCAGCTGCAAGTGCCCAGCGCCTGGCAAGTCTTGCGCGACTCGAAAGCGCCGGTGGCGCAGGCCTTGCTGATGCTGGCCGGCGAAGTGCCGGCTACCCAGGCCGACGCGGTGCTGGCCGGCGTGCGCGCCGAGATGCCGACCCTGGACCGCGCGATGACGTTAATGTGGGTGCAAAAGAAGCTGGGCGGCGTATCGTTTGGCAAGGGACCCGTCGTTGCGCTGGACGGCGCCTGGCAAAAACGCGACAGCCGCAGTGGCCAGCCGGTCTGGCGCTGGCTTGACGCCAAGGGCTTGCCTGACAAACTGCGTCTCGCTGCATCGACCGCGGCGCCGGCCGGCACGGTGGCCGTGCTGCAGTATGACAGTCACGCGGCCGAGGCGCAGACCTTGCCGGTCGCCGTCGAACGTCGCATCCTGCGCATGAAGGCGGGCAAGGGCGGCTACACGACGGAGCAGGTCAAGCCGGGCGAAGCGCTCAGCACGGACGCGCTGTACCTCGATGAAATTACCTTGAAAGCGGCACCGGGCGCGCAGCACCGTTTTGGCTTGCTGGAAGTGGCGCTGCCGCCGGGCGCCATGGTTGAATCGACCACCTGGGGCATGGTCATGGCGGGCGACAAGCCGGCCGCGCTGGAACGCGCGCGCCACACGGAGCGCCGCGACGGCTATGCCGTGCCGGTCGAGCCTTTGGCCGGCGAGGTGACCGTGCGCCATCTGATTCGCTTCGCGCAGAAGGGCAGTTACGTGCTGCCGCCGGCGCGCTTTTACCGCATGTATCAGCCGGAGCAGAAAGCCTTCGAAGGCGGCGGCAAGACCACGCGCGCGTTGAAGGTCGAGTGA
- a CDS encoding DUF2138 family protein, whose amino-acid sequence MLAKKVLTKKVLLGALAGVAVVAAALIGYRAFGWGAMGPVNGLKLDLSRPDALVRTKSLSTLPRDLLTVPLARDVLREDFLFYYEQSEDRLGLKGSLRRIAYEHELGWGDQLLRMVLDQPAEVALWRDADGSLKHFAIAVSRSQLTRLLEEAGKIALKDTQMRVAGSLRVDGDSVPVYALNYAYQRTLLFAAHGQRLVILSHPGMLYGGSDGKHGDGTAEKTVASLLAPEPAKQNVFHPQFHLDGAAPEGHSIAVKADFLSFGYQPLFGALEALRFDFQHGAWQSKVLLNADKLKNGGYDSSALWPQLPHNPSACFSVPVDWAALQPVLKRLGSKTSAPVAPLAEHLQGPAAACWYGNSRLHTPVFVATRSAQAGDDAVYGSLFEAAIGGKDPVRKTTGKDGAVRWERSVATALGQSTPALAVAGNTVVFSTDGKLVDQVLAVRRKQAPAASDLLPDGARTIGLIAPASLARLIQLEAFDTLPANNEPVLRAAANEHLVPRLNALKKYPPLRMVLKRQPASGTSWETLEWQEAAR is encoded by the coding sequence GTGCTGGCGAAAAAAGTACTCACTAAAAAAGTCCTGCTCGGGGCGCTTGCTGGCGTGGCCGTGGTGGCCGCCGCGCTGATCGGCTACCGCGCGTTTGGCTGGGGTGCGATGGGGCCGGTCAACGGCCTGAAGCTCGATCTATCCCGGCCCGATGCGCTGGTCCGCACGAAAAGCCTGTCGACCCTGCCGCGCGACCTGCTGACGGTGCCGCTGGCGCGCGACGTGCTGCGTGAGGATTTCCTGTTCTATTACGAGCAAAGCGAAGACCGGCTGGGCCTCAAGGGCAGTTTGCGCCGCATCGCCTATGAGCATGAACTGGGCTGGGGCGACCAGCTGCTGCGCATGGTGCTGGACCAGCCGGCGGAAGTGGCCTTGTGGCGCGATGCCGATGGCTCGCTCAAGCACTTTGCCATTGCCGTGTCGCGCAGCCAGCTCACGCGCTTGCTGGAAGAAGCGGGCAAGATCGCCTTGAAGGATACGCAGATGCGCGTGGCCGGCAGCTTGCGCGTCGATGGCGACAGCGTGCCCGTCTACGCGCTGAACTATGCCTACCAGCGCACCTTGCTGTTTGCCGCGCACGGCCAGCGCCTGGTCATCCTGTCCCATCCCGGCATGCTGTATGGCGGCAGCGATGGCAAGCATGGCGATGGCACGGCCGAGAAAACCGTGGCCAGCCTGCTGGCGCCAGAGCCGGCCAAGCAAAACGTTTTTCATCCGCAGTTCCATCTCGACGGCGCTGCGCCCGAGGGCCACAGCATCGCCGTCAAGGCCGATTTCCTGTCGTTCGGCTACCAGCCCTTGTTTGGCGCCTTAGAGGCGCTGCGCTTCGATTTTCAACACGGCGCCTGGCAATCGAAGGTGCTGCTCAATGCCGATAAACTGAAAAACGGCGGCTACGACAGCAGCGCCCTGTGGCCGCAGCTGCCGCACAACCCGAGCGCCTGCTTCAGCGTGCCGGTGGACTGGGCCGCGCTGCAGCCTGTGTTGAAGCGCCTGGGCAGCAAGACCTCCGCGCCCGTGGCGCCGCTGGCCGAACACTTGCAAGGGCCGGCCGCCGCCTGCTGGTACGGTAACTCGCGCCTGCATACACCGGTGTTTGTCGCCACGCGCAGTGCGCAGGCCGGTGATGACGCGGTCTATGGCAGCCTGTTCGAGGCGGCCATCGGCGGCAAGGACCCCGTGCGCAAAACGACAGGTAAAGATGGCGCCGTTCGCTGGGAGCGCAGCGTCGCCACGGCGCTGGGCCAGTCCACGCCGGCGCTGGCCGTGGCCGGCAATACCGTTGTCTTTTCCACCGATGGCAAGCTGGTGGACCAGGTGCTGGCCGTGCGCCGCAAGCAAGCGCCTGCCGCCAGCGACCTGCTGCCCGATGGCGCGCGCACGATCGGCCTGATCGCGCCGGCATCGCTGGCCCGGCTGATCCAGCTGGAAGCCTTCGACACCCTGCCGGCGAATAATGAACCGGTACTGCGCGCAGCCGCCAACGAACACCTGGTGCCGCGCCTGAACGCCTTGAAAAAATATCCGCCGCTGCGCATGGTGCTCAAGCGGCAGCCAGCCAGCGGCACGTCGTGGGAAACGCTGGAATGGCAGGAGGCCGCGCGATGA
- a CDS encoding B12-binding domain-containing radical SAM protein, translated as MTILLSTLNARYTHASLGLRYLLANMGPLQAQTRLQEFVIGTKTTELVERILVNKPRIIGFGVYIWNVEETTKLVAMLKRVAPEVIIVLGGPEVSHEAGEQEIVKLADYLITGWGDVTFPRLCGEILNGPKPLMKIHAGVQAPLAELQLPYSLYTDDDIRHRTIYVEASRGCPFKCEFCLSALDKTAWPFALENFLAEMESLHARGARLFKFVDRTFNLNIKTSLKIMQFFLDKIEANPDDPIYAHFELVPDHLPDALKEGISKFPPGALQFEIGIQSFNPDVQSLVSRKQDNQKAADNIRWLCEESNAHLHVDLIAGLPGEDEASFAAGFNKLVALKPHEIQFGILKRLRGTPIIRHTENYGMVFDPHPPYTILANKQLDFMSMQRLVRFARYWDLVANSGRFANTVQWMLGDAPFENFMDFSNWLYAHTDATHRIAMERLAKLVAQWLQTRGMSAVEANALVASDYAGGAQAANHAKTSDQPKARLEAAIPQRQARHLAS; from the coding sequence ATGACCATCCTGCTTTCCACCCTGAACGCCCGCTACACCCACGCCTCGCTGGGATTGCGCTATCTGCTGGCCAATATGGGGCCGCTGCAGGCGCAGACGCGGCTGCAGGAATTCGTCATCGGCACGAAAACCACGGAACTGGTCGAGCGCATCCTCGTCAACAAGCCGCGCATCATCGGTTTTGGCGTATATATCTGGAACGTCGAGGAAACGACGAAACTGGTGGCCATGCTCAAGCGCGTGGCGCCCGAGGTCATCATCGTGCTGGGCGGGCCGGAAGTGTCGCACGAGGCGGGCGAGCAGGAAATCGTCAAGCTGGCCGATTACCTGATCACGGGCTGGGGCGACGTCACCTTCCCCAGGCTGTGCGGCGAGATCCTCAACGGGCCGAAGCCGCTGATGAAGATCCACGCGGGCGTGCAAGCGCCGCTGGCGGAACTGCAGCTGCCCTACTCCTTGTATACAGACGATGATATCCGCCACCGCACGATTTACGTGGAAGCGTCGCGCGGCTGCCCGTTCAAGTGCGAGTTTTGCCTGTCGGCGCTGGACAAGACGGCCTGGCCCTTCGCGCTGGAGAACTTCCTGGCCGAGATGGAATCGCTGCATGCGCGCGGCGCGCGCCTGTTCAAGTTCGTCGACCGCACGTTTAATCTGAACATCAAGACCAGCCTGAAGATCATGCAGTTCTTTCTGGACAAGATCGAGGCGAATCCGGACGATCCGATCTATGCCCACTTCGAACTGGTGCCAGACCACTTGCCCGACGCCTTGAAAGAAGGCATCAGCAAGTTCCCGCCCGGCGCGCTGCAATTCGAGATCGGCATCCAGAGCTTCAATCCGGACGTGCAATCGCTGGTCAGCCGCAAGCAGGACAATCAAAAGGCGGCCGACAACATCCGCTGGCTGTGCGAAGAATCGAACGCCCACTTGCACGTGGACTTGATCGCCGGCTTGCCGGGCGAGGATGAAGCGAGTTTCGCGGCCGGCTTCAACAAGCTGGTGGCCTTGAAACCGCATGAAATCCAGTTCGGCATATTAAAACGGCTGCGCGGCACGCCCATCATCCGCCACACGGAAAACTATGGCATGGTGTTCGACCCGCACCCGCCGTACACCATCCTGGCGAATAAACAGCTCGATTTCATGAGCATGCAGCGCCTCGTACGCTTCGCCCGCTACTGGGACCTGGTGGCCAACTCGGGCCGCTTCGCCAATACGGTGCAATGGATGCTGGGCGATGCGCCGTTTGAAAACTTCATGGACTTTTCGAACTGGCTCTACGCCCATACGGACGCCACCCACCGCATCGCCATGGAGCGCCTGGCCAAGCTGGTGGCGCAATGGCTGCAGACGCGCGGCATGAGCGCGGTCGAGGCCAACGCCCTCGTGGCCAGCGACTATGCGGGTGGCGCGCAAGCGGCAAACCACGCCAAAACCAGCGACCAGCCGAAGGCGCGCCTGGAGGCGGCGATACCGCAGCGGCAGGCGCGCCACCTGGCTTCCTGA
- a CDS encoding DUF1175 family protein translates to MTLWHGRHGRRAALRSLAACAATVAIPAWALRAAADPQVQLSQAQSRAFQAWMLRIVNAQIERGPSPRWTHRDCAGLVRFAVNEALTVHDAKWLHANGIASDRRLPPELELSAAQAALRNRWVQTGGNVGHFVTALALVQHNSRFIAREISQALPGDLLFFDQGDEQHLMVWMGARIAYHTGTVTPDDNGLRTVDIKELTSWKDTRWQPVVNNPNFAGVFRLAFLS, encoded by the coding sequence ATGACGCTGTGGCATGGGCGGCATGGACGCCGTGCCGCCTTGCGATCGCTGGCGGCTTGCGCCGCCACCGTGGCGATCCCCGCCTGGGCCCTGCGCGCGGCCGCAGATCCGCAAGTGCAGCTGTCGCAGGCGCAGAGCCGCGCCTTCCAGGCCTGGATGCTGCGCATCGTCAATGCGCAGATCGAACGGGGGCCGTCGCCGCGCTGGACGCACCGCGATTGCGCCGGCCTGGTGCGCTTTGCCGTCAACGAAGCGCTTACCGTGCATGACGCGAAGTGGCTGCATGCGAACGGCATTGCCAGCGACCGGCGCCTGCCGCCCGAGCTGGAACTGAGCGCGGCCCAGGCCGCCTTGCGCAACCGCTGGGTGCAGACAGGCGGCAATGTCGGCCACTTCGTCACGGCGCTGGCGCTGGTGCAGCACAACAGCCGTTTCATCGCCCGCGAAATCAGTCAGGCGCTGCCCGGCGACCTGCTGTTTTTTGACCAGGGCGACGAACAGCATTTGATGGTCTGGATGGGGGCGCGCATCGCCTACCACACCGGCACCGTCACCCCCGACGACAATGGTCTGCGGACCGTCGATATCAAAGAACTCACGAGCTGGAAGGACACGCGGTGGCAACCTGTGGTCAACAATCCCAATTTCGCCGGCGTGTTCCGGCTGGCGTTTTTATCATGA
- a CDS encoding MlaE family ABC transporter permease, producing the protein MPTVQSPKLTLSQTSSQQGALVTASGTWQVHALAHDNAIKAIDAQLKPLQGDTKAQWDLSAIDSMDHIGAQLFWNAWGKQRPAQLTLAPSQEEFFRRIEETGPLTTPPSRANRLTPVMKLGMAILLFFEHLKGFIALVGQVTQDIGRFARHPMRGPWREISANIFHAGFQALGITALVGFLIGVVLSYLSAQQLRAFGGDIYLVNLLGMSVIRELGPLLAAILVAGRSGSSITAQLGVMRVTEELDAMLVMGISHGFRLIMPKVLALAISMPLLVIWTDTAALIGGMVAAKVELNLSARYFIQKLPDAVPLANYMIGLGKGVIFGMLIALVSCHFGLRIKANTESLGHGTTTAVVTAITVVILADAVFAIVFNGVGY; encoded by the coding sequence ATGCCGACTGTACAATCGCCGAAACTGACCCTCTCCCAGACCAGCTCCCAACAGGGAGCCCTTGTCACTGCCAGCGGCACCTGGCAGGTGCACGCGCTGGCGCATGACAATGCCATCAAGGCCATCGATGCCCAGCTCAAGCCCTTGCAGGGCGACACCAAGGCGCAATGGGACCTGTCGGCCATCGACAGCATGGACCATATCGGCGCCCAGCTGTTCTGGAATGCCTGGGGCAAGCAGCGCCCGGCGCAGCTGACGCTGGCGCCGTCGCAGGAAGAGTTTTTCCGGCGCATCGAAGAAACGGGGCCGCTGACAACGCCGCCCTCGCGCGCCAACCGCCTCACGCCCGTGATGAAGCTGGGCATGGCCATCCTGCTGTTTTTCGAGCATTTGAAGGGCTTTATTGCCTTGGTCGGCCAGGTCACGCAGGATATCGGCCGCTTCGCGCGCCACCCGATGCGCGGACCGTGGCGTGAAATTTCCGCCAATATCTTCCATGCGGGCTTCCAGGCGCTGGGCATCACGGCCCTGGTCGGCTTTCTGATCGGCGTGGTGCTGTCCTATCTGTCGGCGCAGCAGCTGCGCGCCTTTGGCGGCGATATCTATCTGGTCAACCTGCTGGGCATGAGCGTCATCCGCGAACTGGGGCCGTTATTGGCGGCCATCCTGGTGGCTGGCCGCTCGGGTTCGTCCATCACGGCCCAGCTGGGCGTCATGCGCGTCACGGAAGAGCTCGACGCCATGCTGGTGATGGGCATTTCGCACGGTTTCCGCCTGATCATGCCGAAAGTGCTGGCCCTGGCCATTTCCATGCCCCTGCTCGTCATCTGGACGGATACGGCCGCGCTGATCGGCGGCATGGTGGCGGCCAAGGTGGAACTGAATCTGTCGGCGCGCTATTTCATCCAAAAGCTGCCGGACGCCGTGCCGCTGGCCAACTACATGATCGGCCTGGGCAAGGGCGTGATTTTCGGCATGCTGATCGCGCTCGTTTCGTGCCACTTCGGCCTGCGCATCAAGGCCAACACGGAAAGCCTGGGGCACGGCACCACCACCGCCGTCGTCACGGCCATCACCGTAGTGATCCTGGCCGACGCCGTGTTCGCCATCGTCTTCAATGGAGTGGGATATTGA
- a CDS encoding ABC transporter ATP-binding protein: MADNDNACKVSEGTEGRFNLHGSAPVVEITNLWTKFGRTVVHQDLNLEIERGEILSIVGGSGTGKTVLLRQMLGLEHPARGCVKVFGEDINKASSDQLQQLRNHWGMLFQQGALYSALTVFDNVAQPMRELRVLPEALVHDAVLLKMNMVGLGPEHALKMPSDLSGGMIKRVALARALALEPKLLFLDEPTAGLDPDLSESFVALIQSLHRELGLTVVMVTHDLDTLFALSTRIAVLAEKHVIAIGPTREVIEVDHPFIKQFFLGDRGKRALAVLDEKQAAAGKAAQPGDDAGTDKKAEK; the protein is encoded by the coding sequence ATGGCGGACAACGATAACGCTTGCAAGGTGAGCGAGGGCACCGAGGGCCGCTTCAACCTGCACGGCAGCGCGCCCGTGGTGGAAATCACCAATCTGTGGACCAAGTTCGGCCGCACCGTCGTGCACCAGGACTTGAACCTGGAAATCGAACGGGGAGAGATCCTGTCCATCGTGGGCGGCTCCGGCACGGGCAAGACGGTGTTGCTGCGCCAGATGCTGGGCCTGGAACATCCGGCGCGCGGCTGCGTCAAAGTGTTTGGCGAAGATATCAACAAGGCAAGTTCTGACCAGTTGCAGCAATTGCGCAACCACTGGGGCATGCTGTTCCAGCAAGGCGCCCTGTATTCGGCCCTGACCGTGTTCGACAACGTGGCGCAACCGATGCGCGAATTGCGCGTGCTGCCCGAGGCGCTGGTACACGACGCGGTACTGTTAAAAATGAACATGGTGGGACTGGGCCCGGAACATGCGCTGAAAATGCCATCGGACTTGTCAGGCGGCATGATCAAGCGCGTGGCCCTGGCGCGCGCCCTGGCGCTGGAACCGAAGCTGTTGTTCCTCGACGAACCGACGGCGGGCCTGGACCCGGACCTGTCGGAAAGTTTTGTTGCCCTGATCCAGTCGCTGCACCGCGAGCTGGGCTTGACGGTGGTGATGGTCACGCATGACCTCGACACTTTGTTCGCCCTGTCCACGCGCATCGCCGTGCTGGCGGAAAAACACGTGATCGCCATCGGCCCCACGCGCGAGGTGATCGAAGTCGACCACCCATTCATCAAGCAATTTTTCCTCGGCGACCGCGGCAAGCGCGCACTGGCCGTCCTCGATGAAAAACAGGCGGCGGCAGGCAAGGCGGCGCAGCCAGGCGACGATGCCGGCACAGACAAGAAAGCGGAGAAGTAA